Within Limisalsivibrio acetivorans, the genomic segment TGTATTCAAGTTCAGTGTCAATAACTGTAAGATCGGCAAGCATCCCTTCTGCAACAGCACCTTTATTGTCAAGCTTGAGCAGTTTAGCGGGTGTATATGAGCAGAGTTTAGCCATTTCATTCTCAGTTATAACACCTGAACGCACAAGGTTGAGAGTCAGCGGAATGAGCGTTTGAAGTCCTGTAATACCGAAGGGAGCCAGATCGAATTCCTGAAACTTTTCATCGATATGGTGGGGTGCGTGATCCGTTGCGATGCAGTCTATAGTGCCGTCTGCGAGGCCATCTTTCATGGCCTGAACATCCGCCTGTGTACGAAGGGGAGGGTTCATCTTAAAGTTTGTGTCATAGTTGAGGAGCTCGTTGTCTGATAGGGTGAAATGATGGGGAGTAACCTCGCAGGTTACCTTATATCCCTGCTCTTTGGCCCACTTGATCAGCTTGAGTGAGCCCTCTGTGCTTACATGGCAGATGTGCATGTGTCCGCCGGTGAGCTTTGAGATGAGGATATCCCTTGCGATCATAATCTCCTCTGTTTCTGCCGGTATGCCTTTGAGTCCGGTTATGGTGGATACCTCACCCTCGTTGATGACACCGCCTCCGGCGAGGTGTTTGTCCTCGCTGTGGCTTAGTATCATTGCACCGAAGCCCTTGGCATACTCCATAGCCCTGCGCATAAC encodes:
- a CDS encoding dihydroorotase, which gives rise to MKTLLKNCRIVNHNETKEANILIEDEIIKSITTDEPEADKVIDIGGKTVMPGLIDMHVHFRDPGLEYKEDIESGSEAAVAGGVTTVCPMANTKPVNDNRVTTEFMVKKAMNKGLIDLLPVGAVTKGMKGEELVEMGDMLEAGACAFSDDGLPVLNSDVMRRAMEYAKGFGAMILSHSEDKHLAGGGVINEGEVSTITGLKGIPAETEEIMIARDILISKLTGGHMHICHVSTEGSLKLIKWAKEQGYKVTCEVTPHHFTLSDNELLNYDTNFKMNPPLRTQADVQAMKDGLADGTIDCIATDHAPHHIDEKFQEFDLAPFGITGLQTLIPLTLNLVRSGVITENEMAKLCSYTPAKLLKLDNKGAVAEGMLADLTVIDTELEYTFNKELNRSKGVNSPFMNKPLKGIAVKTIKNGNVVYEYNG